The Kroppenstedtia pulmonis genome has a segment encoding these proteins:
- a CDS encoding bifunctional homocysteine S-methyltransferase/methylenetetrahydrofolate reductase, whose product MKKKDLKRVLSQRLLVGDGAMSTYLYQLGIPAGVPVEELTLSKPGWVREVHSRYYKAGARFIETNTFGANRERLSRYGLEGKVTRLNREAVFLARQAVGEDAFIMGAVGSIHAGRVFRYSPAEYRDMFEEQVTAQLFAGVDGIILETFLDLEELVLALETIRPLTNQPIFCQIAMSEVGRTQDGRTLSEAFQILKETGADGVGLNCRFGPLELQRALEKTIVPEGMILSAFPNAGRLGITEGEYQYKSTPAYFGERARILREQGLQIIGGCCGTTPEHIQAIASALKNLSPLPRVNPNLPVEEVQARQSFSTIRITPTVVEKVKKSRTVIIEFDSPKDLDITDYLKGAEKLHQAGADAITLADNSMATTRMSNMALGSIIKEKIGVEPLVHITCRDRNLIGQQSHLMGLHALGMDQILVITGDPTRIGDLPGSSSVYDVNSFDLIRMVKQLNRGISFSGRPLKQKAQFVVGAAFNPNVSKIETAVRRLEKKVEAGADFIMTQPIYDREAVQIVAEATRHIGVPVFIGVMPITSHRNALFLHNELPGVKIPDSVMKKIEGKRGAEARQIGVELAKNLLDEAMLHFNGIYLITPFSYWEMTAELTQYIRQGELISLTGER is encoded by the coding sequence TTGAAAAAAAAGGACCTGAAACGTGTATTATCCCAGAGGTTGTTAGTCGGGGATGGAGCCATGTCTACCTATCTGTATCAGCTGGGGATACCTGCCGGCGTACCGGTGGAGGAGCTGACTCTGTCCAAGCCGGGGTGGGTTCGGGAAGTCCACAGCCGGTACTATAAAGCCGGGGCACGGTTCATTGAGACAAACACCTTTGGTGCCAACCGGGAGCGGCTGTCCCGTTATGGACTGGAGGGAAAAGTGACCCGGTTGAACCGGGAGGCTGTATTCCTGGCGCGACAGGCGGTAGGAGAGGATGCCTTTATTATGGGGGCAGTGGGATCTATCCATGCCGGGCGGGTTTTTCGCTATTCCCCGGCAGAATACCGGGATATGTTTGAGGAACAAGTGACGGCTCAGTTATTTGCCGGTGTGGATGGGATCATATTGGAAACTTTTCTGGATCTGGAGGAGTTGGTGCTGGCTTTGGAAACGATCCGACCGTTGACGAACCAGCCGATATTTTGCCAGATCGCCATGAGTGAAGTGGGTCGCACCCAGGATGGTCGTACTCTGTCTGAAGCGTTTCAGATACTGAAAGAGACAGGAGCGGACGGGGTGGGACTTAATTGTCGGTTTGGACCCTTGGAGTTGCAACGGGCTTTGGAAAAAACCATCGTACCTGAAGGGATGATCCTGTCAGCCTTCCCCAATGCCGGGCGTTTGGGGATTACAGAAGGGGAGTACCAATACAAGTCCACACCGGCCTATTTCGGTGAACGAGCCCGTATATTACGGGAGCAAGGGCTTCAGATCATAGGTGGTTGTTGTGGAACTACACCGGAGCATATCCAGGCGATCGCTTCCGCATTAAAAAACCTTTCTCCCTTGCCCAGGGTTAATCCGAATCTCCCTGTGGAAGAGGTGCAGGCTCGTCAGTCATTTTCCACGATACGAATTACCCCGACAGTTGTGGAGAAGGTAAAAAAGAGTCGAACTGTTATTATTGAATTTGATTCCCCGAAAGATTTGGATATTACGGACTACTTGAAGGGTGCAGAGAAGTTGCATCAGGCGGGTGCTGATGCCATTACATTGGCGGATAATTCCATGGCTACCACCCGGATGAGCAACATGGCTCTTGGATCTATCATCAAGGAAAAGATAGGGGTGGAACCTCTTGTTCATATAACTTGCCGGGATCGCAACCTGATCGGGCAACAATCTCACCTGATGGGATTACACGCTTTGGGAATGGATCAAATATTGGTCATAACAGGTGATCCGACGCGAATCGGTGATCTGCCGGGGTCCAGCTCTGTCTATGACGTGAACTCCTTTGACTTAATCCGAATGGTTAAACAATTAAACCGGGGAATATCCTTTTCGGGAAGGCCACTGAAGCAGAAAGCCCAGTTTGTTGTGGGAGCAGCCTTTAATCCCAATGTTTCCAAAATAGAGACCGCTGTTCGTCGTCTGGAGAAAAAAGTGGAGGCCGGGGCAGATTTTATTATGACGCAGCCGATTTATGACAGAGAAGCTGTACAGATTGTAGCAGAGGCCACCCGGCATATTGGGGTTCCGGTTTTTATCGGGGTCATGCCTATTACCAGCCACCGAAATGCCCTGTTTCTCCATAACGAGTTGCCGGGAGTCAAAATTCCGGATTCCGTGATGAAAAAAATAGAAGGAAAAAGAGGTGCCGAAGCCCGACAAATCGGGGTGGAACTGGCGAAAAATCTATTGGATGAGGCGATGCTTCACTTTAACGGGATCTATTTGATCACGCCTTTCTCCTATTGGGAAATGACGGCAGAGCTGACCCAATATATCCGGCAAGGGGAACTGATATCCCTGACAGGAGAAAGGTAG
- a CDS encoding 4-hydroxy-3-methylbut-2-enyl diphosphate reductase: MQVIRITPRGYCYGVVDAMVLARQAAHNLDLPRPIYILGMIVHNSHVVDAFDDEGIITLDGPNRLEILKEVEKGTVIFTAHGVSPEVRKLARDKGLTVVDATCPDVTRTHDLIREKVAEGYQIAYVGKRGHPEPEGAIGVAPDHVHLVENEDDVERLEISGEKVLVTNQTTMSQWDTRHLMKKVKEKYPHAEIVNEICLATQERQEAVAEQASKTELVIVVGDPRSNNSERLAQVSKDVAGVEAYRVSDVTEVDIEWLKGKKVVGVTAGASTPTPITREVIKFLEEFDENDPKTWTPVRTINMKKLLPPVRDKKRVK; this comes from the coding sequence ATGCAAGTAATTCGAATTACACCAAGAGGATATTGTTACGGAGTGGTAGACGCCATGGTTCTGGCCAGACAGGCGGCTCATAACCTGGATTTGCCACGCCCGATTTACATTTTGGGAATGATTGTACACAACAGTCATGTTGTGGATGCTTTTGATGATGAAGGAATCATTACCTTGGATGGTCCCAATCGACTGGAAATATTGAAGGAAGTAGAGAAGGGAACCGTGATCTTTACTGCACACGGGGTATCCCCGGAAGTGCGAAAGCTGGCCCGGGACAAAGGGTTGACCGTAGTGGATGCCACTTGCCCTGATGTGACCCGTACCCATGATCTGATCCGAGAAAAAGTGGCGGAGGGGTACCAAATCGCTTATGTGGGCAAAAGAGGCCACCCGGAACCGGAGGGAGCCATTGGTGTGGCACCGGACCATGTTCATCTGGTGGAAAATGAAGATGATGTGGAGCGGCTTGAAATTTCAGGGGAGAAAGTACTGGTAACCAACCAAACAACAATGAGTCAGTGGGATACCCGACATCTGATGAAAAAGGTGAAGGAGAAGTATCCTCATGCCGAGATTGTCAATGAAATTTGTCTTGCCACCCAGGAACGTCAGGAAGCAGTAGCGGAACAAGCCAGTAAAACTGAACTGGTGATCGTGGTGGGGGACCCCCGGAGTAACAATTCTGAGCGGTTGGCTCAGGTTTCCAAAGATGTTGCGGGAGTGGAGGCCTATCGGGTCAGTGATGTAACAGAAGTGGATATCGAATGGTTGAAAGGCAAAAAGGTGGTGGGAGTAACAGCAGGTGCATCCACACCCACACCGATTACCAGGGAAGTAATCAAGTTCCTGGAGGAATTTGATGAAAACGATCCAAAAACCTGGACTCCTGTACGGACAATCAATATGAAAAAACTGTTGCCGCCTGTTCGGGATAAAAAGAGAGTCAAATAA
- a CDS encoding tetratricopeptide repeat protein, whose translation MGKLILFGLVWLLTGNIFVTLFIVLLVIYLLDRRFIGLLPSITRPFRVRNRIRQLKQSLHLNPHNTSAKQELARLWMEKKRYKEALPLLQDVLQVIPESAEVRADLGLCLLKLKELDQGEVWMLEALEMNPRVQYGEPWLRLGEAFSQVNQEKALSYLEQLKEVHSSSSEVHYRLGKLFADIKQWENSRKAYQEAIDVYRSLPKYKKRSERPWAIRSSFRSALLPKKQNRT comes from the coding sequence TTGGGGAAGCTTATTTTATTCGGGCTCGTTTGGTTATTGACAGGCAATATCTTTGTGACATTATTCATTGTATTGTTGGTTATCTATCTGTTGGATCGGCGTTTTATCGGGCTTCTCCCCAGTATTACCCGTCCTTTTCGGGTTCGCAACCGAATTCGTCAACTGAAGCAATCCTTACACCTCAACCCTCATAACACATCGGCGAAACAGGAATTAGCCAGGCTATGGATGGAGAAAAAGCGGTACAAAGAGGCTCTTCCTCTACTCCAAGATGTATTGCAAGTAATCCCTGAATCCGCTGAAGTGCGGGCAGACCTGGGACTGTGCCTGTTGAAGCTGAAGGAATTGGATCAAGGAGAAGTATGGATGCTGGAAGCACTGGAAATGAACCCCCGGGTTCAATACGGAGAGCCCTGGTTAAGACTGGGAGAAGCCTTTAGCCAAGTAAATCAAGAAAAAGCTCTTTCCTATCTGGAACAACTGAAGGAAGTCCATTCCTCCTCCAGCGAAGTTCACTACCGGCTTGGAAAACTGTTCGCTGATATCAAACAGTGGGAGAACAGCCGCAAAGCCTATCAGGAAGCCATTGACGTGTACCGAAGTCTACCCAAATATAAAAAGCGTTCGGAACGTCCCTGGGCCATACGTTCCAGCTTTCGATCAGCCCTATTGCCTAAAAAACAAAACAGGACTTGA
- a CDS encoding winged helix-turn-helix transcriptional regulator, translated as MEKAHRLCPQFEYAFELLGKRWTGLIIRALLEGPKRFKEISAMIPGMSDKMLAERFKELEAAEILTRNIYPETPVRIEYELTDKGKALKPAMDEVQIWAEKWLNHSEP; from the coding sequence ATGGAAAAAGCACATCGGTTATGTCCTCAATTTGAATACGCTTTTGAACTCTTGGGTAAGCGGTGGACCGGACTGATTATTCGTGCCTTGTTGGAAGGTCCCAAACGGTTCAAAGAGATATCCGCCATGATCCCCGGCATGAGTGACAAAATGCTGGCGGAACGATTTAAAGAGTTGGAGGCTGCGGAAATCCTGACCCGTAATATCTATCCGGAAACTCCTGTCCGGATTGAGTACGAATTAACGGATAAAGGAAAAGCGCTAAAACCGGCAATGGATGAAGTACAGATTTGGGCGGAAAAGTGGTTGAACCACTCAGAACCCTGA